From Fluviicola sp., the proteins below share one genomic window:
- the dndD gene encoding DNA sulfur modification protein DndD, with translation MKIQQITLTNFRVYKDRNAVSFDPQLNRNISIVAGRNGFGKTTFLTSLVWVFYGKMMAEVEEKYRNDIRNAGGYDKFLLTLMNRSVRNSFEQKEIDGARFSVEIELLDISVPSIPCESIVISRSYDLKTHQEDLKIYIDGLENELTKEVGYEVFINDFILPREIAKFFFFDAEKIVSLAEAKTNEELKNLSRAYSEVLGIKKYEDLKKNLETLISKLKRDGASASQQTKLIDLIDDQDDLLKEIERCEGNLSDTENEIQIFKTRSESIQEKLIREGNAITLEELLELKQEQEELKHASAELKGKLRKLLDIAPLVIAGPALLKLKQQVDAEHHSGNTTVHKAVLLDELRSFSEVLLANFDALTLDESLKTNLQTAVQKQLSEKEALMGETQANTQVLVDFSEEQFLNFEAVLNHIKGTFSNQFEDVVQKEKINRSLLNRTMHKIKQAEARKDNPLVQRLRDDKKNADFKLEELQVEKGKIQAELDSYKQRLASTSKVLSEYEKKLNVAEMDRKKHGVAVAALEKIQAIIKRIKEDKKYALQKSVLLGLNKILHKNDFVHDVRVNVQDEIMDIDLLDKLGQVIDKDSLSKGEQQLYATALLKALVDESGIKFPVFIDSPLQKFDKLHSRKIIREFYPAISEQVVLFPLLEKELSETEYEYLKPHIDQVYLIENRENSSVFKQVAAGELFHTLKLEDHVHAD, from the coding sequence ATGAAAATTCAACAGATTACGCTCACGAATTTTCGCGTATACAAAGACCGGAATGCGGTTTCTTTTGATCCGCAGCTCAACCGGAATATCAGTATTGTAGCCGGTAGAAACGGTTTTGGTAAAACTACCTTTTTGACATCGCTTGTTTGGGTATTTTACGGCAAAATGATGGCCGAAGTGGAAGAGAAGTACCGCAATGACATTCGCAATGCCGGAGGATACGATAAATTCCTGTTAACGTTGATGAATCGATCAGTTCGGAATTCCTTTGAACAAAAGGAAATTGACGGTGCGCGTTTTTCTGTAGAGATTGAATTACTGGATATTTCCGTTCCTTCAATTCCCTGCGAATCCATCGTGATATCGCGCTCTTATGATTTGAAAACTCATCAGGAAGACCTGAAAATATATATCGACGGACTGGAAAATGAATTGACCAAAGAAGTTGGATACGAGGTGTTTATCAATGACTTTATTCTGCCCCGAGAAATTGCCAAATTCTTTTTCTTCGATGCAGAAAAGATTGTTTCCTTGGCAGAAGCGAAGACCAATGAAGAACTGAAGAACTTAAGCCGTGCTTATTCGGAAGTGTTGGGAATCAAGAAATATGAGGATTTGAAAAAAAACCTGGAAACGCTGATCTCCAAATTGAAGAGAGACGGAGCTTCGGCTTCTCAACAGACCAAATTGATTGATTTGATTGATGATCAGGACGATTTGTTGAAAGAAATTGAGCGTTGTGAAGGAAATTTATCCGATACGGAGAATGAGATCCAGATTTTCAAAACCCGTTCCGAATCTATCCAGGAAAAGCTGATCCGTGAAGGGAATGCCATTACACTGGAAGAGTTGTTGGAATTGAAGCAAGAACAAGAAGAACTGAAACATGCTTCTGCTGAACTCAAAGGGAAATTGCGTAAGTTATTGGATATTGCTCCTTTGGTGATTGCAGGACCAGCCTTACTGAAATTGAAACAACAGGTGGATGCGGAGCATCATTCGGGTAATACAACGGTACACAAAGCAGTTTTGTTGGATGAATTACGTTCGTTTTCAGAAGTTTTATTGGCTAATTTCGATGCATTGACATTGGATGAATCTTTGAAAACAAACCTGCAAACAGCTGTTCAAAAACAATTATCTGAGAAAGAAGCATTGATGGGAGAAACTCAGGCGAACACACAGGTATTAGTAGATTTTTCAGAAGAACAATTCCTGAACTTTGAAGCAGTTCTAAATCACATCAAAGGAACTTTTTCCAACCAGTTCGAAGACGTTGTTCAGAAAGAAAAGATCAACCGATCACTTTTGAACCGTACAATGCATAAGATCAAACAGGCAGAGGCCCGCAAAGACAATCCGTTGGTGCAGCGTTTGCGTGACGACAAAAAGAATGCTGATTTCAAACTGGAAGAATTGCAAGTCGAAAAAGGGAAAATCCAGGCAGAATTGGATAGTTACAAGCAACGACTTGCCTCCACCAGTAAAGTACTCTCCGAATATGAGAAGAAGTTGAATGTAGCTGAAATGGACCGCAAGAAACACGGTGTGGCTGTTGCTGCGTTGGAAAAGATCCAGGCGATTATCAAACGAATCAAGGAAGACAAGAAATATGCGTTGCAGAAGTCTGTTTTACTTGGATTGAATAAAATTTTGCATAAAAATGATTTTGTACACGATGTTCGGGTGAACGTCCAGGATGAAATCATGGACATTGATTTATTGGATAAACTAGGGCAGGTTATAGACAAAGACTCGCTTTCGAAAGGAGAACAGCAATTGTATGCCACTGCTTTGTTGAAAGCATTGGTAGATGAATCCGGCATTAAATTCCCGGTATTCATTGACAGCCCGCTTCAAAAGTTTGATAAACTGCATTCCCGCAAAATCATCCGGGAGTTTTATCCGGCCATTTCCGAACAAGTGGTGTTGTTTCCATTGTTGGAAAAGGAATTGTCGGAAACGGAATACGAATACCTGAAACCGCATATCGACCAAGTGTACCTGATCGAGAACCGCGAAAATAGCTCTGTGTTCAAACAAGTAGCCGCCGGAGAATTGTTTCACACCTTAAAACTGGAAGACCATGTTCACGCAGATTAA
- the dndC gene encoding DNA phosphorothioation system sulfurtransferase DndC yields MFQAIKSKKIEAIIDEIIDQYMYARDLHRPWIIGFSGGKDSTVLLTLVWIALRRIRENHEAPFQLKRPVYVVCNDTMVENPIIANYVEGVLAQITESARDQNLPIIVKKTTPKLDETFWINVIGKGYPVPNNSFRWCTDKLKIRPTGNFLLEQIDEKGEAIVLLGSRYDESQTRERSIRKHEVTGSRLSKHQTTGNTYVYAPIKELMLEEVWYIINVVPSPWGFDNSILFKIYADASADDYECPTVVTNKEHTSCGQSRFGCWTCTVVKSDKSMSALVNNGQQWMQPLMDFRNRMVEGRNISENRLDTRRNGQGAVREDGTFFGNYTPLYRYQMLRDLLTIQKSMQKERPYLVLINNQELIAIQVTWTREGIFEYNVGNLYREIYNKEIETNTIHALDATERRIVKEVCGDEPEYYGLIDNLITLQKTKSLLISKYGLHNDVENRIETFVKEMEL; encoded by the coding sequence ATGTTCCAAGCAATAAAAAGCAAGAAAATAGAAGCCATTATTGATGAAATCATCGATCAGTACATGTATGCTCGTGATCTTCACCGGCCTTGGATTATTGGTTTCAGCGGGGGTAAGGATTCAACGGTTTTATTGACATTAGTTTGGATTGCGTTGCGTAGAATCCGCGAAAATCACGAAGCACCTTTTCAATTGAAGCGTCCCGTTTATGTGGTTTGTAACGATACCATGGTTGAAAATCCGATTATTGCGAATTACGTAGAAGGTGTTTTGGCTCAAATTACGGAATCTGCAAGAGATCAGAATTTACCGATCATAGTCAAAAAGACTACACCAAAACTCGATGAAACATTCTGGATTAATGTAATTGGAAAAGGATATCCGGTTCCGAATAACTCGTTCAGATGGTGCACGGATAAGTTGAAAATCAGGCCAACCGGTAATTTCTTGCTGGAACAAATTGACGAAAAAGGAGAAGCGATTGTCTTATTAGGTTCTCGTTATGATGAAAGTCAAACACGTGAGCGTTCTATCCGTAAGCATGAAGTAACTGGAAGCCGTCTTTCCAAGCATCAAACTACCGGAAATACATATGTGTATGCGCCGATTAAGGAATTGATGCTTGAGGAAGTTTGGTACATAATCAATGTGGTTCCTTCTCCATGGGGATTTGATAATTCGATTCTCTTCAAAATTTATGCAGATGCAAGCGCGGATGATTATGAATGTCCGACCGTTGTTACGAATAAAGAACATACATCTTGCGGGCAATCACGTTTCGGATGCTGGACTTGTACGGTTGTGAAGAGTGATAAATCCATGTCAGCATTGGTAAACAATGGCCAGCAATGGATGCAGCCGTTGATGGATTTCAGAAATCGCATGGTAGAAGGTCGCAATATTTCTGAGAATCGGTTGGATACAAGAAGAAATGGCCAGGGAGCGGTGAGAGAAGACGGAACCTTTTTCGGAAATTATACCCCGTTGTATCGTTATCAAATGCTTCGGGACTTGCTGACCATCCAAAAATCCATGCAGAAGGAGCGACCTTATTTGGTGTTGATTAACAACCAGGAATTGATTGCTATTCAGGTAACCTGGACACGCGAAGGTATTTTTGAATACAATGTGGGGAATTTGTACCGCGAAATTTATAACAAGGAGATTGAAACCAATACAATTCACGCGCTGGATGCAACAGAACGCAGAATTGTAAAAGAAGTTTGCGGTGATGAACCGGAATATTACGGCTTGATTGATAATTTGATTACGTTGCAAAAGACAAAATCATTATTGATTTCCAAATATGGATTGCACAACGATGTAGAGAATCGGATCGAAACATTTGTTAAAGAAATGGAGCTATGA
- a CDS encoding GxxExxY protein produces MEPIFEAQLLSYMKLLDAPKGILINFNCMNIFREGQKTLVNERYRNLQE; encoded by the coding sequence ATCGAACCAATATTTGAGGCTCAACTTTTAAGCTATATGAAACTGCTGGATGCGCCTAAAGGAATTCTCATTAATTTTAATTGCATGAATATCTTTCGGGAAGGTCAGAAAACACTGGTCAATGAACGGTATCGAAACTTGCAGGAATAA
- the glyA gene encoding serine hydroxymethyltransferase, producing the protein MKRDQEVFDLIAAERQRQEHGIELIASENFVSDEVMEAMGSVLTNKYAEGLPGKRYYGGCEVVDKVEQLAIDRLCKLFGATWANVQPHSGAQANAAVFLACLKPGDKILGFDLSHGGHLTHGSSVNFSGKLYEPHFYGVSQETGLVDYDMMEEVARREKPKMIICGASAYSRDWDYARIRKIADEVGALILADISHPAGLIAAGLLNDPLDHCHIVTTTTHKTLRGPRGGVIMMRHNFDNPFGLKWNNGNPKSMGALLDAAVFPGIQGGPLEHVIAAKAVAFGEALSDNYKTYMSQVKKNAALMAEEFTKLGYKIISGGTDNHSMLIDLRSKGVTGKDAENNLVLADITVNKNMVPFDTESPFITSGIRVGTSAITSRGIKETEIPTIVKLIDRVLMNIGDEETIRSVRSEVNALMSTRPLFTW; encoded by the coding sequence ATGAAACGCGATCAGGAAGTATTTGACTTAATTGCTGCAGAAAGACAGCGTCAGGAACATGGAATTGAATTAATTGCGTCTGAAAATTTTGTCTCTGATGAGGTGATGGAAGCAATGGGTTCTGTATTGACTAACAAATATGCAGAAGGACTTCCGGGAAAACGCTATTATGGTGGTTGCGAAGTAGTAGATAAAGTGGAGCAACTGGCGATCGATCGTTTGTGCAAATTATTCGGAGCAACCTGGGCGAACGTTCAGCCACACTCAGGAGCTCAGGCAAATGCAGCGGTTTTCTTAGCTTGTTTGAAGCCGGGAGATAAAATCCTGGGATTTGATTTGAGCCACGGTGGACACTTAACTCACGGTTCTTCGGTAAACTTCTCCGGGAAATTGTACGAACCGCATTTCTATGGTGTAAGCCAGGAAACAGGATTGGTTGATTACGACATGATGGAAGAAGTGGCACGCCGCGAAAAGCCAAAAATGATTATTTGTGGAGCTTCCGCTTATTCCAGAGATTGGGATTACGCACGCATCCGCAAGATCGCGGACGAAGTAGGAGCATTGATCCTGGCAGATATTTCGCACCCGGCAGGATTGATCGCAGCCGGATTGCTGAATGATCCGTTGGACCATTGTCACATCGTTACTACAACGACACACAAAACTTTGCGCGGACCACGCGGAGGTGTCATCATGATGCGCCACAATTTCGATAATCCGTTCGGATTGAAGTGGAACAACGGAAACCCGAAGTCTATGGGAGCTTTGCTGGATGCAGCAGTATTCCCGGGAATCCAGGGCGGGCCGTTGGAGCACGTGATCGCAGCGAAAGCAGTTGCATTCGGTGAAGCGTTGAGTGATAATTACAAAACATACATGTCCCAGGTGAAGAAAAACGCTGCTTTGATGGCGGAGGAATTCACCAAATTGGGTTACAAGATCATTTCCGGAGGAACGGACAACCACAGCATGCTGATCGATTTGCGTTCCAAGGGAGTAACCGGAAAGGATGCTGAGAACAACCTGGTACTGGCAGACATTACGGTAAACAAGAACATGGTGCCGTTTGATACGGAATCGCCATTCATTACTTCAGGGATCCGCGTAGGGACTTCTGCAATTACATCCCGCGGAATCAAGGAAACTGAGATCCCAACGATCGTGAAACTGATTGACCGGGTGTTGATGAATATCGGTGATGAAGAGACGATTCGCTCGGTGCGTTCTGAAGTGAATGCCCTGATGAGCACACGACCGCTGTTTACGTGGTAA
- a CDS encoding NlpC/P60 family protein: MSRIHAFCKASIAPVRGDSSDRAEIVTQLLFGELVEIIEVYNQWVKIRSFMDGYEGWIDSKQVQDLREKEVSRWLDGLVVEHSEFRIIEGPEGRQTLTKGFFRPGDAEETFHIGKSEYRFLNEEDTFPKSVIDFAKSYLNAPYLWGGKTMFGIDCSGFMQQIHRVFNYQLPRNSSQQQEVGQEIDFEDREAGDLAFFISDAGNIHHVGLLVNKDEIIHAHGYVRIDDFSSKGITRKIDEVHSHKLHSIKRL; this comes from the coding sequence GTGAGCAGAATTCACGCATTTTGCAAAGCAAGTATTGCACCCGTTCGCGGAGATTCAAGTGACCGCGCAGAAATAGTTACTCAGCTTTTGTTCGGTGAGCTGGTTGAGATCATCGAAGTGTATAATCAGTGGGTGAAAATCCGTTCGTTTATGGACGGGTATGAAGGCTGGATCGATTCGAAACAAGTCCAGGACCTGAGAGAGAAGGAAGTTTCCCGCTGGTTGGATGGTTTGGTGGTGGAACACTCCGAATTCCGCATCATTGAAGGGCCGGAAGGAAGACAAACGCTGACCAAAGGCTTTTTTCGTCCCGGAGACGCAGAAGAAACCTTTCACATTGGAAAATCGGAGTACCGTTTTTTGAACGAAGAAGATACTTTCCCGAAATCTGTGATCGATTTTGCGAAAAGTTACCTGAATGCTCCTTATTTGTGGGGTGGAAAAACGATGTTCGGAATCGATTGTTCCGGATTTATGCAGCAGATTCACCGCGTATTCAATTACCAGTTACCGCGCAATTCTTCGCAGCAGCAGGAAGTGGGACAGGAAATTGATTTTGAGGACAGAGAGGCTGGTGATCTGGCTTTCTTCATTTCCGATGCCGGGAACATTCATCACGTGGGCCTGCTGGTCAATAAAGACGAGATTATCCACGCGCACGGCTATGTGCGGATCGATGATTTCAGTTCCAAAGGAATTACCCGGAAGATCGATGAAGTGCATTCGCATAAATTGCATTCTATTAAGCGACTTTAA
- a CDS encoding DinB family protein, whose protein sequence is MTTQWVFNEVATITEKNIQQLKSKFSHYSENQLNWKPNPATWSLAEIFAHLNAYAKFYHSTLNDRIDRTRFRIPRINYTSSPLGKSAWMSMKLGNARNVKRKFNAPGEYNPSVNPSLVTGQEIKTLMDGQHEFLNIIEKSVAVNLKKVKVPISISKLVRLRLGDALLFVAYHNERHIEQALKLAKNPQFPKK, encoded by the coding sequence ATGACAACTCAATGGGTCTTCAACGAAGTTGCAACAATTACAGAGAAAAATATCCAACAATTAAAATCGAAGTTTTCACATTATTCAGAGAACCAGTTGAACTGGAAACCCAACCCTGCAACCTGGAGTTTAGCCGAAATTTTTGCCCATCTGAATGCTTACGCGAAGTTTTACCATTCGACCTTAAACGACCGGATTGACAGAACCCGTTTTCGCATTCCACGGATTAATTATACCTCATCGCCTTTGGGAAAATCTGCCTGGATGTCGATGAAACTCGGAAACGCCCGGAATGTGAAACGAAAGTTCAATGCTCCGGGAGAATACAACCCTTCCGTGAATCCTTCTTTGGTGACCGGCCAGGAAATCAAAACACTGATGGACGGGCAGCACGAATTTCTGAACATTATTGAAAAATCGGTTGCCGTGAATCTGAAGAAGGTCAAGGTGCCGATCTCTATTTCCAAACTGGTACGCCTTCGTTTGGGAGATGCGTTGTTGTTTGTGGCTTATCACAACGAGCGGCACATCGAACAGGCTTTAAAACTGGCAAAAAATCCTCAATTCCCTAAAAAGTGA
- a CDS encoding T9SS type B sorting domain-containing protein: MKPIFGIFCALVFYVQCYAQEIEHQHPSHYALIENKGQWDSKVLFQSKSQGNNIWVQQHGFIYDIRDYSPMRRAHAQKSTDTLVSDQLQGVLAGAHFLNSNEVSEIVKEKALPYYYNYFLGNDSTKWASDVKSFREVTLKNFYNGIDLKVFDTPEKFKYELWCSPGSPIQEIQIDLVNFDQVSINKNGDLVLKTKLGEIIEQKPVAWQMLNGKLTPVTCSFKLNGRVVSFKLGKFDPLASVIIDPVLVFATYSGSPSDNFGMTATYGHDGSAYSAGTLFGNAYPTPDNSAYDVTSNFTAVTNPTYGITDVYVSKYSPDGEDMIWTTFLGGGNGTQGTETAHSLICDKNDNLYIYGATSSTDFPIVGGYQTAHAGGSSASNFYFNGVYFTNQGTDIYVAKLSANGHNLLASTYMGGSLNDGINTKVTSGTYNSVASYDSLTTNYGDNFRGEIMIDSLGNCLVASCSRSNNFPTLNAFQPTLGGQQDGVLFKLNSNLSTLIWSSYFGGSNNDACYSVKIDSSYNVVFSGGTSSLNIPGTTGGLNPNYLGGKADGFVGKLTPNGQTLLQSTYLGANQYDQAFFVEINRNDEIFVLGQSVGGNFPVVNSQSYPGSSQFIAKLNPTLTSIVNSTVFGNGNPGINISPAAFLVDICGNMYVSGWGANILQSTPLSGMPLSADAYQNTTTGYDFYLFVYKRDFSGLLYGSYMGGVSAEEHVDGGTSRFDKNGVVYQSVCAGCNTCGGCPNVNSDFPTTPNAWSNLNLNDTDLNPGSNNNCNNVVFKFDFQLLPKAEFNPSGLGGCEDFTVTFTNTSSPSDSYEWDFGNGVTSTIFSPTVTYTEPGVYDVQLRVTDSVCLLTDTNQITITVLPDIQLAVSNDTILCSPMPLVFTANSFGSADYFVWSSTDQFTDTLNATVADSVLNITPGATTTYYVRAGNAYCSKIDSVTVYFIGGSLTITGNDSICLNEPTTLTADIQVPGVTFNYVWSPTSILTATAQQNVVIANPPVSQWVYVDANGSNGCFDRDSIYIAVGTLSGSVSAQANPEYVVPGNSTTLTASPSGYSYVWYPQAGLSSPNSQITQATPEQTTLYTVSITDGICTKSASVKVNVLEVVCDRTYVYVPNAFSPNGDLENDVLYVRSAIATKILFRVFDRWGEMVFETTDQNIGWDGTFRDKLLKPDTYDYYLEATCVQGEQKIIKGNVTLIR, encoded by the coding sequence ATGAAGCCGATTTTTGGAATCTTTTGTGCCCTTGTTTTTTACGTGCAATGCTATGCGCAGGAAATCGAACATCAGCATCCGTCGCATTATGCATTGATTGAAAACAAAGGACAATGGGACTCCAAAGTATTGTTCCAGTCTAAATCCCAGGGAAACAATATCTGGGTGCAGCAGCACGGTTTTATTTACGACATCCGCGATTATTCACCCATGAGGCGTGCACATGCTCAGAAATCGACAGATACGTTGGTGAGTGATCAGCTGCAGGGAGTTTTAGCCGGTGCCCATTTCCTGAATTCCAACGAAGTCAGCGAAATTGTCAAAGAAAAAGCGTTGCCTTATTACTACAATTATTTCCTGGGAAATGATTCCACCAAATGGGCTTCTGACGTCAAAAGTTTCCGGGAGGTTACACTAAAGAATTTCTACAACGGGATTGATCTGAAGGTTTTTGATACCCCGGAAAAATTCAAATACGAATTGTGGTGTTCACCCGGAAGTCCGATCCAGGAAATCCAAATCGACCTGGTTAATTTCGACCAGGTTTCCATCAACAAAAACGGCGACCTGGTTCTTAAGACCAAACTGGGAGAAATCATCGAACAAAAACCGGTTGCCTGGCAAATGCTCAATGGAAAACTGACACCGGTTACCTGTTCATTCAAATTGAACGGCCGGGTGGTTTCCTTTAAACTTGGAAAGTTCGATCCGCTTGCAAGTGTCATCATTGATCCGGTTTTAGTATTCGCAACCTATTCAGGTTCGCCATCTGACAACTTCGGGATGACAGCCACCTACGGACACGACGGCTCGGCCTATTCAGCCGGAACACTTTTCGGAAACGCCTATCCGACTCCCGACAATTCTGCCTATGATGTAACATCGAATTTCACCGCTGTAACGAATCCAACTTACGGAATTACGGATGTCTATGTTTCCAAGTATTCTCCGGACGGTGAAGACATGATCTGGACCACATTTTTGGGAGGTGGAAACGGTACACAGGGAACCGAAACAGCACATAGTTTAATCTGCGATAAAAACGACAACCTGTATATTTACGGCGCTACTTCAAGCACTGATTTTCCCATTGTAGGCGGTTACCAAACAGCACACGCGGGAGGTTCTTCCGCTTCAAACTTTTACTTCAACGGCGTTTATTTCACGAACCAGGGAACGGATATTTATGTGGCCAAACTGAGCGCAAACGGCCACAACTTACTGGCATCTACCTACATGGGTGGTTCACTGAACGATGGTATCAACACCAAAGTAACATCGGGGACTTACAACTCAGTTGCCAGTTACGATTCATTAACCACTAATTACGGGGATAATTTCCGGGGCGAGATCATGATCGATTCACTGGGAAATTGCCTGGTCGCTTCCTGCAGCAGATCCAACAACTTCCCTACTTTAAATGCTTTCCAACCAACATTGGGAGGACAACAGGACGGCGTACTTTTCAAACTGAACAGCAACCTGAGCACCTTGATCTGGTCGAGCTATTTCGGAGGAAGCAATAACGATGCTTGTTATTCCGTAAAAATCGATTCCAGCTACAATGTGGTCTTTTCAGGCGGAACATCCAGCCTCAATATTCCGGGAACAACCGGCGGATTAAACCCGAATTACCTGGGTGGAAAAGCAGATGGATTTGTCGGGAAACTGACTCCCAACGGACAAACATTACTGCAAAGCACTTATCTGGGGGCTAATCAATACGACCAGGCATTTTTCGTTGAGATCAACCGGAATGATGAGATTTTTGTCCTGGGCCAATCCGTGGGAGGAAATTTTCCCGTAGTCAATTCACAAAGCTATCCGGGCAGCAGCCAGTTTATCGCCAAATTGAACCCAACGCTCACATCCATTGTCAATTCCACTGTTTTCGGAAACGGAAACCCGGGAATCAACATTTCTCCTGCAGCATTTCTGGTTGATATTTGCGGAAATATGTACGTTTCAGGATGGGGAGCAAATATCCTGCAATCGACGCCGTTAAGCGGAATGCCGTTAAGTGCGGATGCCTATCAAAATACCACTACCGGTTACGATTTTTACTTGTTTGTTTACAAACGTGACTTTTCGGGATTACTTTACGGAAGCTATATGGGAGGAGTTTCGGCAGAAGAGCATGTGGATGGAGGAACTTCCCGATTTGACAAAAACGGGGTGGTTTACCAAAGTGTTTGTGCAGGCTGTAACACCTGTGGGGGTTGTCCGAATGTAAACAGTGATTTCCCAACGACTCCGAATGCCTGGTCGAACCTGAATCTGAACGATACCGATTTAAATCCCGGATCAAATAATAATTGCAACAACGTGGTCTTCAAATTTGATTTCCAGTTATTGCCGAAGGCGGAATTTAATCCTTCCGGATTGGGTGGCTGTGAAGATTTCACCGTTACATTTACCAATACCAGCTCACCTTCCGATTCCTACGAATGGGATTTCGGGAACGGTGTTACTTCCACGATATTCTCACCGACTGTCACTTATACGGAGCCGGGCGTTTACGATGTGCAATTGCGCGTTACCGATTCGGTGTGTTTATTGACTGATACGAACCAGATTACGATCACTGTTTTGCCGGACATTCAACTGGCGGTTTCAAACGACACGATTTTGTGTTCACCGATGCCCCTGGTGTTTACTGCAAATTCATTCGGTTCGGCAGATTACTTTGTCTGGTCTTCCACTGATCAGTTCACCGACACGTTGAATGCAACAGTAGCGGATTCCGTATTGAACATTACTCCTGGCGCAACAACCACTTATTATGTCCGGGCGGGAAATGCCTACTGTTCGAAAATCGACAGCGTCACCGTTTATTTTATTGGAGGAAGCCTGACCATCACCGGAAATGATTCCATCTGCCTCAATGAGCCGACAACATTAACGGCCGATATACAGGTGCCGGGCGTTACTTTCAATTACGTTTGGAGCCCGACCAGCATCCTGACAGCTACCGCCCAGCAAAATGTAGTCATCGCAAATCCTCCAGTTAGCCAATGGGTCTATGTGGATGCAAACGGTTCAAACGGTTGTTTTGACAGAGATTCCATTTACATTGCTGTCGGAACATTATCCGGATCCGTAAGCGCACAGGCAAACCCGGAATATGTGGTTCCCGGAAACAGCACTACGTTAACCGCATCACCTTCCGGATATTCGTACGTTTGGTATCCACAGGCAGGATTATCCAGTCCAAACAGTCAGATCACTCAGGCAACTCCTGAACAAACGACCTTGTATACTGTTAGCATCACAGACGGAATCTGCACCAAATCCGCTTCTGTCAAAGTAAATGTACTGGAAGTTGTTTGTGACCGCACCTATGTTTACGTACCGAACGCCTTTTCTCCGAACGGGGATTTGGAAAACGACGTGTTGTACGTCAGAAGTGCCATTGCCACTAAAATCCTCTTCCGTGTTTTTGACCGTTGGGGAGAAATGGTGTTTGAAACAACCGATCAAAACATTGGATGGGACGGAACTTTCCGCGACAAACTCCTGAAACCGGATACCTACGACTACTACCTGGAAGCAACCTGCGTGCAGGGAGAACAGAAGATCATCAAAGGAAACGTGACACTTATTCGCTAA